Within the Chitinispirillales bacterium ANBcel5 genome, the region CTACCAGCCCTATTCTTGTTCCTTCCAGGTTTGGTCCAAGATTCTCAACTCTGTCTTGTGTTCTCTCGAGGTACTGTTGATGGGTAGTTGGCAACCATGCTGCCACCATGGCATCGACATCACCCGTCGCTACTGCTTCCCACATAGCGGCCGCACTAACGGAGGTAAGGTTCACATCATACCCCATCTCTTCCTGTAGCACAGCAGCCACAACATTTGTACTTGCGATCTCAGTTGCCCATTCTACATAGACCAGATCCACCGAATCATCCCCGGGGGCACAACCCAGGATTAATAATGAAGCGACGAGTAAACAAACAATTCCTTTTTTCATAGTACACTCCTTTAGCTAATGTGTTAATGAAGTTTACGTGGAGGAGACTTTTTAGTTCCTATTTTTTGAGTAATTCTATCCAAAATCATTGCTACTATAACCACACCCAAACCAGCCTCAAAGCCCAGCCCCGGTTGTAGTCGCTGTATTGCTCTCCATACCTCAGCACCCAAACCACCAGCACCAATCATGGAGGCTATAACTGCCATCGACAGTCCAAGCATAATCGTTTGATTTATTCCGGCCATGATAGTAGCTGTAGCAAGAGGCAGTTGTACTTTAAACAGTTTTTGAGCTGTTGTGGCACCGAAAGCATCCGCGGCTTCCTCAAGCTCCAGGGAAACCTGATTGATACCCAAAGCGGTTAAACGAATGGTAGGGGGAATAGAAAAAATAACCGTAGCAAACACTGCACTCACTGTACCCAAGCCAAAAAAAGGAATAGCGGGTATAAGGTACACAAAAGCGGGCATTGTCTGCATAAAGTCAAGTATTGGCGTTATGATTGCCCCCGCTTTTTTATGGAGCGCAGCTATAACTCCCAGAGGTAATCCCATTGCAATCGCAAAGACAGTAGAAACCAGTACAAGTGCAATTGTAGTCATAGTAGGTACCCACAAATTTAGATTCCACAAGATAAAAAGACCGACCAACGAGAATGTAGCAAGTTTTATGCCAGTACGCCACAATAGAAGAAGCACTACTACAATAATAAACGCCCAGGGTGGTACCAGTAAAATGATGTCGAGCACAAAATCGATTGCGTTCTGTACAAAGTTAGAAACCGATCTGGTAGCACCAGCCAATGTTGCTGTTAAAAAGTCAAGAAGCGAATCTACCCACTCAGCAAGTGGTATTCTAAACAGTGG harbors:
- a CDS encoding proline/glycine betaine ABC transporter permease, with protein sequence MSTSPLFRIPLAEWVDSLLDFLTATLAGATRSVSNFVQNAIDFVLDIILLVPPWAFIIVVVLLLLWRTGIKLATFSLVGLFILWNLNLWVPTMTTIALVLVSTVFAIAMGLPLGVIAALHKKAGAIITPILDFMQTMPAFVYLIPAIPFFGLGTVSAVFATVIFSIPPTIRLTALGINQVSLELEEAADAFGATTAQKLFKVQLPLATATIMAGINQTIMLGLSMAVIASMIGAGGLGAEVWRAIQRLQPGLGFEAGLGVVIVAMILDRITQKIGTKKSPPRKLH